The Porphyromonadaceae bacterium W3.11 genome segment GGGAGGTAACTCTCTTTATTTCAGCGCTCATAGAAATAGCATCACTATTTGTATCTCTCTTTAGTACTCTGGAAGAATATGAGGAGCTAAAGGGAGTCGTTCCTTCAAATTTATTAGATAGTGTGACCTTCTCAACTCCAGGATACTGCTTTACCTTTCGCACAAATTTTTCGAATTCGTCTTTTTTCTCCTCACTATTTATGTCATCATGATAGACTCTGTAAGTATTTTCAATATTGAACCCTCTCGGCAACAAACGATTATGGACCATCATAAAACTATAGTCAACAACATACCAAAAGAGGATAAATACAATAAGTAGCTCTAAATAAATCCAGCCGTTCTCGCCACGCTGTTTCCATATTTGCTTTAACACCTGCTTAATCATAATCTTCTACTTATTAATGTTTATGTTCTGAAAGTGAATCCACTATATTTCTCTTAGCGTATCTGTACGATGGGATTAAGGTAGAGAGCATATTGATAACGAAAACCGCAACCAATGCGACTAAGAACACCTCAAGATTCAGCATCATTCCAGATGTAATCCCTGCATTGTCGCTAAACGTACTATATACATCTGAGCTACTCACCATAATGAGAGGAGAGACCAACGTTGTAGAGATATACTGAAGTAAAAAATATGATATTATAAAACCGAGTAACCCTCCTAATACTGTCAATAGTAAGTTCTCAGTAATCAACTGCACCGTTAGCTGTCCTCGTGTTCCGCCAAAGGCCTTACGTACTCCAAACTCAGATGCCCTCTTCTCCATACGACTACTATTTAGTCCAGAAAGATTTAATAGTGGCACTAATGCAAATATCAACAGCATTATGGCAAATGTCCATTTAACCTTATTTATATTTAAAGCATAATTACCTATACGAAAAGCAGTAGTAAATGCGTCATCTGGCTGACCTTTTAAGTCAATATTATAGGACAGCCCTTCTTCATACCTCCGAAGATTATCCTCCACCTCCTTGCGTACTTCAGCAAAATGAGCAGCAGATGGTGCTACTACAATGACATTATAAAAACCCAATATACCCTCTCGGTCAAAAGGATCCTCATATTTTCCATTCGTCGTATATGGTACCCATGCATTAGCAAAAGTATCATTCAATAGGTAGGATCTATTTCTAACAACCCCTGTCACCTTGTATAGCTCACCATTAAGTATAAGTGACTCACCAATAGCTGAAGCACCATTGAAAAGCCTACGACTAGTCATTTCATCAATTACAATCTTCTTGTCTCCAGCAGAAAAAACGGCATCATCATAAGGGACACCTTCGATAAAATCAAAGCGAAAAGCCTTCCAATAGTTTGCATCAGTAAACTTTATGACCAAGGGTCTTTTCTTTGTATCGCCTACCCTCGAAACAGTATAATCTTCTCCAAAAGGGACAAGATAAGCCGTAACCACCTCAGCTGACTGCAATGGATAAAAAATCTCTCTAACAGTCTGAAGTGAAGAGAATGCTGATGAAGTCCCCTTATCAGCTCCGTCTTTCGAAATAATAGTTACACCCTGTGTATATAGTGATCTAGAGCGATTGACTTCTGGTTCTATATTTCCACACTTTATGTGGATAAATACGGATATAGCCATCACCATACAGATAGCTAATGCTGTACCTATGATATAGATGGTGCTATAGAGCTTATTCTCCTTCAGCAACCACCACGCTTGCTTGAAATACTTCTTAATCATAATTTTTTCTTGACCATTATATACATTTATTGTTCTTTATTAAAAGGCTGTACCATGGGTAAGAGACAACGCTCTGAAGGCGAAAAAAGCACTTTTAGTATGAAACCTAACTCGAATGCCCAAGGGTACGCCATAGGTTACCATCATGTACCCCTCTCCTAT includes the following:
- a CDS encoding ABC transporter permease yields the protein MIKKYFKQAWWLLKENKLYSTIYIIGTALAICMVMAISVFIHIKCGNIEPEVNRSRSLYTQGVTIISKDGADKGTSSAFSSLQTVREIFYPLQSAEVVTAYLVPFGEDYTVSRVGDTKKRPLVIKFTDANYWKAFRFDFIEGVPYDDAVFSAGDKKIVIDEMTSRRLFNGASAIGESLILNGELYKVTGVVRNRSYLLNDTFANAWVPYTTNGKYEDPFDREGILGFYNVIVVAPSAAHFAEVRKEVEDNLRRYEEGLSYNIDLKGQPDDAFTTAFRIGNYALNINKVKWTFAIMLLIFALVPLLNLSGLNSSRMEKRASEFGVRKAFGGTRGQLTVQLITENLLLTVLGGLLGFIISYFLLQYISTTLVSPLIMVSSSDVYSTFSDNAGITSGMMLNLEVFLVALVAVFVINMLSTLIPSYRYAKRNIVDSLSEHKH